In Nerophis lumbriciformis linkage group LG01, RoL_Nlum_v2.1, whole genome shotgun sequence, the genomic stretch AGTTTTTATTTAACCTGCTTTCTGTAATACTTTCCTGATATCAAGACAGAgctgggtgataccacaaatgttggaatgataccaagtaaattgCTACAATTTTTGCTTGGATATTTCCGAATATTATTAAGTGATTTTGATATTTTGGCATAGGTTTCCATTTCAAAAAAAGAGAATCCTAGTTAGTAACCATGGCAACTTACTGCTGCTGCGAACCTAACCTTCAGACCCCAAAACACTCCTCTAAAATAACACTAAGGCTATTAAATTACATCAATTAGGTTTAAGTAGCAAAGCTGTATGAGTCTGAAACTGCCGGAGACTTCTTCTTTCATAATTTTCTCCGCGTTtcaaaaaatgttgactttgattgcacagaatccttgaaatttccacaaatgcgccagtactgagacgactagaattaaaacatgtttacttccgggtttacttccgtaaacattGCAGGAAGTGCGACGTCATGACGCCATGTCTGTATTCGGGTCAGTTTGGATTCACATTGGAGTCTGGACAAATTTTGTTTGTAATATGAATAACTACATCAGAAGATAACATTGGCCTAACGACGCCAATGCttgttagtcttttttttttttatccttaattttagatatttaataTTCATTGGATTTGTTTGGATTAAAATAATAGAGAGAAATgtacattatttttgtttttgaaaatataACTAAAATTAACGCTTCAGTATATCCTGTTAGCTATTCTGTtggcaaaaaaagaagaaatatattttctgtatctTGATTTTAGATATTTAATCGGTTTTGTTTATAGATAAACAATTCAATAATATTTACTTTGCATTTGTGCCGACATTACATGCCAAatataatacaaacaaataagtTACATTATTTTCAGATGCCTCAATGTACCTTTTTAGCAGCGGGATTACACCTAAATTAAAATATGTTATTCCGTATCAATCGTCCACTTTTTTTTAAGAAATGGAATTAAACGGTAAATCAATAAACTCCTGCATTCAAAATTCTGCATTGACTCTAGCAGTAGTTGTCTGTCACTTCAGTCCaataatattgtattttattacttttttttctggaaaaaaaagtgttcatATTCACCACAAGGGCACATTAACATATAGAAAGACTGCCTTTTCTGTCCATAGTTGCTATGGTGAATTACAGGATCAGCATTTTAAACGCGGAGTTTGTTGAACCTCCTACCTAGAATACGCCCCTTGTACCGATATCATCAATATTTGGATTGTTCCGCCCACCATGCTAAGATCAATAAATGCTGTTTTTGGTAACAGGACAGAATGCTGCAAGCAGTCAGTGAGGTCCTTCCTGTCCtacctgtgggatgtttactCTTCATCCAAACCAGCAGGGACACATATCTGGATGCTGATGGCTCTTTGTTTCACTCTAGTCCTTGTTACTGGCGGTCTGCTTCACCACTGGCTCTCCAAAACTCTGCAATATGATTACGACGCATCCCTTCACACAGCGCTGGTTTACAGCGTGGTCACGTTCTTGGCGTCTTTCCTTTGTCATCCACTGCGTTGTGTGCTAACAATGATCCTGCCGACCGTCTGCACCAAGCAGGGCCGCAAACTCCTCATCTCAGCCTCTGTCATGATCATGGTGCTGAACGTCATCCCCAACATTAGCGTGAATGTCGGGGCGGTGGTGCGTACCCTGAAGTGCACCGCTGAGGGCTTTTCAAAGACTTTACTGAACTCATCCGAGCTTTTAAACACAGCAAGGAAGGACATCGTTAAGGAAGCCATTAAAGTGAGGAAGGAGGACCTGAGCATCGTCACCAACTTAGTGAAGTTGAATAACTTCACACATTTCGACGTGTCAGAAGTCAAAAGCAGGTTTGCTCAGATGATCGGGCAAATAGAAATCAACTTTTCACGGATTAGGACCCTGCTATCAGAATACAAGCTGCTGTCCAACCGGATTCTGGCAGCCATCTTTGTTGCCTTGCTGATCTTTGAATCTGCTCGCTACCTGAGATCTTATCTGACATCAGTGAAGTTCGATAACAACTTCCAACAGCTCCTTCAAAATGAAGCTCTCAGCGCCACCAAAACATCTGCTACTTTGGTGGCAAGGTGCAAAATAATCAGTCGGGGATGCACTTCAAGCATGGTTTCACAGCTGGTGGTGACTTTGTATTTCACTGCATTAGCTTTAATCGTAACTTTGGACTATATTGTGTACCATGTAGTTCACTTGATTCTGCCATTGCTGCTGGACTTTCCTCCCATGTCTGCCGCCATCAACATCAGTTATAAGGTAAGAAACCACCTTGCAACTCCtcattcaccaagtatttcatcacCCATTATACtgtaggcaaggcaaggcaagtttatttatatagcacaattcgtacacaaggcaattcaaagtgctttacagaaagtgaCAAGaaggcaaatatatatatacataataatcataaaaataatcacaattcaaattcaaatcaatCAAGtagtgtgaataaaataaattgagTTGTCATATGAACAttgaaataaaagtgttttcagcctcAATGTGAACATTGCCAACAACAGATCTTCTGGAAGACTATACCAGATTtcaggagcataaaactgaaaggTAGTCTTACCATGTTTGGTACTGTACCTACAAATACTACAAACACAATGGCACCTGACCTTTGTTATAAATCCGTTTCAAAGGATCCGTCCGCTGACAACCGAATCATATGAAAACCGAAACAATCTCTCAAAAATCAAAGGACCAGCGTGTACCTAAAAGGGTACAATGCTTGTTGCTGGGGATGTACCTTTTTGAGAGGCATTTCTGTACTGTTCAGGCCCTTTCATTTGGATTCATGCACATGTGCGGATGCGGGTGGGAGTACATGAATTCCAATGGGGAGCATGTCTCACCAAAACACCagcatattaatataataataataataatataatggctgttaaggttatagcactgtattggatcaggcttgctcttgtttttatgcatatttgaaataaaaatatatcaatcaatcaatcaatcaattgtcgcatcactgcagatgccgcaccgatccacctgtcgatatcAAGATCCACTGttccatcactcgtgaacaagactccggggtacttgaactcctccacttgggacaagatctcctctccaacttGGAGATTgcactccaaccttttccgggcaagaaccatgtactcggacttggaggtactcATTCTTATCACAGTCGCTTTACActtggctgcaaaccgatccagtgagagctgaagatcctggccagatgaagccatcaggaccacatcatctgcaaaaagcagagacctaaccctgcagccaccaaaccagatcccctcaacgccctgactgcacctagaaattatgtccataaaagttataaacagaattGGTCACAAAAGGCATCCCTGGCGGAGTTTAACCATCACTGAaaacggatccgacttactgCCTGCAATGCGaatcaagctctgacaccgatcatacagggagcggaccgccacaatcaaacGGTccaaaaccccatactctctgagcactccccatggTTGAAGGTCTTAAaccagtccacaaagcacatgtagactggttgggcaaacttccatgcaccctcaagaaccctaTCGAGAGTATAGGctgatccacagttccacgaccaggacgaaaaccccactgcccctcctgaatccgaggttcaactatccggcgtagcctcctctccagtacacctgaatagaccttaccgggaaggctgaggagtgtgatcccacgatagttggaacacaccctccggttccccttcttaaagaaagGAACCACAACCGCGGTCTACAAATCCAGAGGCACCATCCCCGATGTCCAcaaaatgctgcagagtcttgtcaaccaagacagccctacagcatccagagccttaaggaactccgggcagatctcatccaccctgcCACTGAgtcttttaactacctcggcaacctcagccccagaaataggagagcccaacacagattccccaggcactgcttcctcataggtagACATGTAGGTGGGATTtaagaggtcttcgaagtattccctccaccgatccacaacgtcCTGAGtcaaggtcagcagcacaccatccccaccatacacggtgttgacggtGCACTACTTCCCGCTCCTGAGGCAGAAGATGGTGCTCCAGAATTGGTTCGAAGTCATCCAGAAGTTGTTTTCCATGACTTCACCGAACTCTTCCCATGTCCGAATTTTTGCCTTGTCGACCGCCAAAGCCACGCGCCGCTTGATCAGTCGGTACCTGTCCGTTGCCTCCAGGGTCCCATGAGCCAAACAGacctgataggactccttcttcagcttgacggtatCCCTCACCaacggtgtccaccagcgggttttgggattaccgccacaacaggcaccacctaccttgcagccacagctccgatcagccgcctcgacaatagaggtacggaacatagtccactcggactcaatgtccagcgcctccctcttgacatgttcaaagttcttccgtaggtgggaattgaaactctctctcacaggagactctgccagactttCCCAGCAGAACCTCACACTACGTATGaccagcatcctcccccaccatctgagccaactcaccaacaggtggcAATCGGTGCAAACCTTCTCCCCTCTCTTCaccagggtgtcctggtgccaagtgcacatacagACACTCTTATGTTTGAACAGGGTGTTCGTTATAGACAATCCGTcatgagcacaaaagtccaatattaAAAcatcactcgggttcagatccgggtggccgTTTTTCCcattcacgcctctccaggtttcactgtcattgccaatGTGACCGTTGAAGTCACAAAGCAAAACAAGGGAATCACTcaagggagcactctccagtactcccttgaGTGAATCAACAAAGGgaaggtactctgaactgctgtttggtgcataagcacaaacaacagtcaggacccgtgcccccacccaaaggcggagggaaGTTACTCTCTAGTCTATCGAGTTAAACTCCAACTCTGAGCCGAGGAGCaaaaagaattgccaccccagcccaacGCCTCTCACTGCTTGCAACGCCAGGCTCCTTCCCAGGCTCATTCccccccagcaaggtgacgttcAAACTTCCAAGAGCTAACTTCTGTagtcgaggatcggaccgccaagggccctgcctttggcttccgcccagctaacactgcacccgacctctaagcCCCCtctcatgagtggtgagcccattggaggggggacccacattaccttttcgggctgtgcccgacaaggccccatggggacaggcctagCCACCAGGCGCTCATCATCGaaccccacctctgggcctggttCCAGAggaggggccccggtgacccgtgtgaaatctgagtccttgtttttttcttcttcatgaaGGTCTTCGTGCTGCGCTTTGTCAAGTCCCCCACCTAGgatctgtttgtcttgggagatccTACCAGGGGtaatagaagcccccggacaacatagctagctcctaggatcattgggacacagaaactcctctaccacgacgaGGTggtagctcagagaggagtgctaAATAGACaatatgtgtaatattttttttatttctggcagtccatatactgtatgttgACACACGCATAGGACGGCGGAATCTCTGTCCATTGTCTGTCTTTGCGTCACAACCGCCTTCTTTTTCACAGCCATTTGTGCCTAACTGTGCCAGTTTCAAACGTACAGAAGCAAAACATCAGTCGCAAAAcagttttaaagttaaaaagttaaagtaccaatgattgtcacacacacactaagtgtggtgaaatgattctctgcatttgacccatcacccttgatcaccccctgggtggtgaggggagcagtgggcagcagtttaGCCTAGAAATATCACATTGCAAGtgttaaatgattacattttcaTATCTTCCTCCCACTCTTGTGGGTGTTTCAATATTCAGCATATATTCTCCATATTCATGAAGATTATTGATTACTCATTATTGTTGCTGTAAATGGTTTCACTGCTCTTGTTTAAACATCTGACAGGTACAGTGGTTTCCTCCTGCATTTTGCATCATCCCACAATCCTGCATCACGCGACAGCTGACTGACTATCATCAAGAGTACAAGTGGAACTTCAGCCCCGAACAGTCGCTGTGTGACGCCACAACTTCAGTGCCCAACGCAGGCGTGACCACGCTCCTTGGATGTCTGTGGCTGATGAGCTACATGCTGGTGTTTGTCGAAGTGTACGCCTTGAGGATACGCAGGAACATTTCTGCATCTTTTTATAAAAAACAAGAAGAAAGGAGAGTGACTTACTGTATTGCAAAAGTACAAGAAAAGCAGGATATAAAGAAGCAGGAGGATGTTTCTGTTGAGGTTGTCAGCACATGAAACTCACAGGGAAGATCATTAGCAAGGCAGGCAGAAGTAGCATTAGTAGTGATAGGTATTAACCCCTTTGTTTCTTCTTTTGTTTTGTCAAACTGTGACAATGTGCCAACACCACGACCCATAATGATACATAAACATTTGACAAACACTTTGTATTTGCATTACGCCATTCATGATGTGCTGGACTTTATTTTTCTGTATGTACAGTAGACCACTTATAGGCCACGgttgtccaaacgttttccactgagggctgcaCCCTGAAAAATCAAATCAtgagggggccattttgatatttttcattttcaaaaccaatatatgTAGATGTACcatacatagattttttttttacctttagggttCCCCTTATGTTTGGTCATGGGGACCCCCAAGCGTTTCAGTCATAAACATGTGCTTAaatatctagatcaactttaataataatacatttatttggtatagcgcttttcagggtactcaaagacgctttacaggataaaaattaaaatataaaacagttccaagtaataatacataatactggaaatataaaagcagtacatagtaataatacataataacacTGGACATTACGAGACGGGACATTACAAGATCTGTTAGTGTCGGTCATCTTACCTTAAAAAAGTACACAGTTATAGTTACAAATTATTTCTCCCAAATAGTAATTGAGTTAGTAATTCAGTTACCTCATTGTAAGAGTAACTAGTTACTCAGCAAAGTAACTGAGACgatatttttaattttgttattttatacatTATTACGTTCGATAACATCTTTAACGTCAAAGATGTTAATAATAACTGGTTAAAGAGTAAAAATACTATATACAGCATTTAACAAaacgtttagacttagactttgactttgacaaactttaatgatccagaaggaaaattgttccacacaggagctcagttacaaaggatggaaaggataaggatagAAAGGATAATACACACATGGGCAAAAAAAGAGGGCAAAatcaaaaggtataaagtagactaaaaatgtaccatagtagcaatataaaatataacatatgtaggccgcggggaagacccaggacacgttgggaagactatgtctcccggctggcctgggaacgcctcggggtcccacaggaagagctggacgacctcggataagcggaagaagatggatggatggcatatgtaatatttacatattatatatacagtatatagtatatactgatatattatattatattataatatattattatattatatatacacaatacgGCATTTATCTGAACTCAATAGATTGCAGTGTGCCATTTGATatgcatagaaaaaaaaaagtataaaaaatgtatattccgTAACAACATCAAACATTAAGACTATAAAACCCAATACCACCTGTCTACCAAAATAcaccctgaaagaactttagataaagctGTTAGCATGTTTTGGGCAAATGACATGCATGCaagtaaaacttaaaaaaatgttcctgaatgacattctcacaataaattgcatttgagtacaaatattggggtcttttcttaagctAATTTTAATTAGGGAACAGGGCTAGTTCTAGGCAGGCATGTATGAGGGGGCAGTCAGAAATGTGAACGGGGCATCATGCTGCAGCACTTTTTTTCTATGCTAATACTGTAGTAACATTGCTGCTTTCTTCAATGAATTTGGTCATTAGTTACAGTATATGTCCAACTCCAACCTGGATAAGTGGACTGCACATTCAATATATGTTTTATGTCGCCTTGCAAATTTTTCCACAaatttaaatgtctttaaatacacattaataATGATCAGACACACTCTAATGTAGTTTAGAAATTGCAATAATGTGGTCACTATACTCACTGTACCttggtttaaaataaaaacatgaatgattatttatatttctatatttacGTCAGTATTTAGGAtatctagcgattagcgctcttgttgccagctagcgattagcagaataagctgccagctagtgattagcacacCCGTTGCCAGCTATCTATTAGTGGCATTATACCTATTTGAATATCTTAGTAAtgcacaccaaattggcccttgtgtgtgaatgtgagtgtggatgttgtctatctatctgtgttggccctgtgatgagttggcgacttgtccagggtgtaccccgccttctgcccgagtgcagctaggataggctccagcacccccgcgatcccgagaaaatgaatggatggatggatgcacaataacaaggtaccgtTAGGAACAGTTCTAttgaaaacacactttatacaagATATACAAGTAGGGGGTCTACGCACCATCTCTTCATCAATTTGGGGGTCCTTGACTTGGAAATCGTTGAAGACCCCTGCCCTGAAACAAACCTGTGATGTTCAAACGTTTTTTTTAAGGTCTGCGTCTTTCTCATGTCAGTTTATGTTACGCCATCGCCCCACTAGATGTCATCACTGTGCTTTGGTCAGAATAAAGAACAACACTTCCTGCAACACATCAGACATCAGACAAGTCTTTCCAACAACCAGGAAATGATTGTAGAcacaacaaaatgaaaataaatacattttatttttagtatCAAAAATCACTTCATCTCTTTTTGTGTGTCATCCtgcttcaaagtcttttgaagccTGGGATGTTATTTTAAGACTTTCTCTCAGAATATGAATAGAACACAacgttttatctatttttttcacGCCGTTTTTGTCATAAACATCTTTAGTAATGGTGACACTCCAGACGTCACATTTGTGTGTCACAGTTTCTGTAACAAACTCCTGCAGGTTTTTTGGACAAATTTGGACATATTGTGCAACAGACATGAAACAGAGTAGAACATTATTTGTTATGTTAAAGCGGAAGGTTTATTTTGCATAAAATGTATCCTCTCATACATCCttacagtgatgtgcggtgaggttgatggctggtgagcagtgttgggactaaagtaacgcgttactgtaacgccgttagtttcggcggtaactagtaatctaacgcgttattttttattttcagtaactcagttaccgttactacatgatgcgttactgcgttattttacgttactttttatgtagtataaagtgtgttttatcggagcgctgattgtcgttctgattcttcttgtgtcacaagccggagaagagagagagagatgcgctctgtgtgggtgtgtctgagtgtgagtgtggggagcaaggggggggggggggggggggtggcgtgtctgatcatggcggagccagaagtccactttgctaacatggagatattttcactacttttcttttgtcgagcacaaagaaaagaacattttagttaaatgtaaattgtgctttggatcaaagatcccatctactgcccaaaacagcaattcaaatctgctgaaacaagctacataagcaacatgcttcgacgaagctagtaaagagagatagatgatccaatgacacttcacctccaccatttaaggattaactctgcctcttctcatcattcaccgctgaaggtacacacactct encodes the following:
- the ocstamp gene encoding osteoclast stimulatory transmembrane protein, coding for MKFIRLLRTECCKQSVRSFLSYLWDVYSSSKPAGTHIWMLMALCFTLVLVTGGLLHHWLSKTLQYDYDASLHTALVYSVVTFLASFLCHPLRCVLTMILPTVCTKQGRKLLISASVMIMVLNVIPNISVNVGAVVRTLKCTAEGFSKTLLNSSELLNTARKDIVKEAIKVRKEDLSIVTNLVKLNNFTHFDVSEVKSRFAQMIGQIEINFSRIRTLLSEYKLLSNRILAAIFVALLIFESARYLRSYLTSVKFDNNFQQLLQNEALSATKTSATLVARCKIISRGCTSSMVSQLVVTLYFTALALIVTLDYIVYHVVHLILPLLLDFPPMSAAINISYKVQWFPPAFCIIPQSCITRQLTDYHQEYKWNFSPEQSLCDATTSVPNAGVTTLLGCLWLMSYMLVFVEVYALRIRRNISASFYKKQEERRVTYCIAKVQEKQDIKKQEDVSVEVVST